Proteins from a single region of Helicoverpa armigera isolate CAAS_96S chromosome 21, ASM3070526v1, whole genome shotgun sequence:
- the LOC110379282 gene encoding small ribosomal subunit protein mS25: MPFMKGKAPIRRTLNYLNAGRLVLKDKIKIFSVAYNIIGQNNQGAKDFVFWYLPQIQYKNPDVQVATLKNLTPSPFIKCYFEDGRKILVDVDNKSKEDILEHLIKTVGKSKAVLEQEAIAAEKKDNPANFGIGCERPCICEIYGQVPCPGVVPLPKFMRGKYRNATD; encoded by the exons atgCCGTTCATGAAAGGGAAAGCTCCTATAAGGCGCACACTTAACTACTTAAACGCCGGCCGGCTGGTATTGAAGGATAAAATTAAGATATTCTCAGTGGCTTACAATATAATTGGGCAAAACAATCAGGGCGCCAAAGATTTCGTATTTTGGTATTTGCCGCAAATCCAGTACAAAAATCCGGACGTGCAAGTAGCTACGTTGAAGAATCTTACTCCTTCgccatttattaaatgttattttgaagaTGGGAGGAAAATTTTGGTTGATGTCGACAATAAGAGCAAAGAAGATATTTTAGAACATCTAATTAAAACTGTTG GTAAATCAAAGGCTGTATTAGAGCAAGAAGCGATAGCCGCAGAAAAGAAGGATAATCCAGCTAACTTCGGTATCGGTTGTGAGCGACCATGTATTTGTGAAATTTACGGACAAGTTCCATGTCCCGGTGTGGTACCGTTACCCAAATTCATGAGAGGGAAGTATAGGAATGCTACTGATTAG
- the LOC110379291 gene encoding uncharacterized protein LOC110379291 isoform X1, with amino-acid sequence MSSKKPKCAKVKNPCKFCLQQVTNKNGLQCQGACKKWAHFKCLHYTPGKIADIKAGIIKVTCPCPDCDTKQKKEFLTNPPFSCKSNECPANRPQKCDSAECPSKLRNRKTDRFVCKKPNCSTSTREIDEMADAVDSPVTVYPSSPSPRDSYPDISTIPSPCPSLSPKRRQSPKGRFFSRKRGKKNDGKSPSCGSCSTRTSQNSVRRADQKPSSESTRSPRNQQSMVTALQEMCGTVGQLSVQLRDLMCKIMDTS; translated from the exons ATGAGTAGTAAAAAACCCAAATGCGCCAAAGTAAAGAATCCTTGCAAATTTTGTCTGCAGCAAGTAACCAATAAGAACGGGCTGCAATGTCAGGGCGCTTGCAAGAAATGGGCCCACTTCAAATGCCTCCACTACACGCCAGGAAAAATAGCGGACATCAAAGCTGGTATAATAAAAGTGACGTGCCCCTGCCCTGACTGTGATACCAAGCAAAAAAAAGAGTTTCTGACCAATCCTCCTTTCTCTTGTAAAAGCAACGAATGTCCCGCTAACAGACCTCAAAAATGCGACTCAGCAGAGTGTCCCTCAAAACTCAGAAACAGGAAAACTGACCGTTTTGTGTGTAAGAAGCCAAACTGTTCCACCAGTACCAGAGAAATAGACGAGATGGCTGATGCAGTTGATTCCCCGGTCACAGTATACCCGAGTTCGCCAAGTCCACGGGATTCATACCCAGACATATCTACAATACCTTCGCCGTGTCCATCACTTTCGCCAAAACGACGCCAATCTCCAAAAGGGAggtttttttcaagaaaaagaGGTAAGAAGAACGATGGAAAGTCTCCCTCCTGCGGTTCCTGTTCAACGCGAACATCACAAAATTCAGTAAGAC GTGCTGATCAAAAGCCCTCATCTGAGTCGACTCGCTCGCCAAGAAACCAGCAGTCGATGGTAACTGCCCTCCAAGAAATGTGCGGAACTGTCGGCCAACTTTCTGTTCAACTCAGAGACCTTATGTGCAAAATAATGGATACATCTTAA
- the LOC110379291 gene encoding uncharacterized protein LOC110379291 isoform X2: MSSKKPKCAKVKNPCKFCLQQVTNKNGLQCQGACKKWAHFKCLHYTPGKIADIKAGIIKVTCPCPDCDTKQKKEFLTNPPFSCKSNECPANRPQKCDSAECPSKLRNRKTDRFVCKKPNCSTSTREIDEMADAVDSPVTVYPSSPSPRDSYPDISTIPSPCPSLSPKRRQSPKGRFFSRKRGADQKPSSESTRSPRNQQSMVTALQEMCGTVGQLSVQLRDLMCKIMDTS, from the exons ATGAGTAGTAAAAAACCCAAATGCGCCAAAGTAAAGAATCCTTGCAAATTTTGTCTGCAGCAAGTAACCAATAAGAACGGGCTGCAATGTCAGGGCGCTTGCAAGAAATGGGCCCACTTCAAATGCCTCCACTACACGCCAGGAAAAATAGCGGACATCAAAGCTGGTATAATAAAAGTGACGTGCCCCTGCCCTGACTGTGATACCAAGCAAAAAAAAGAGTTTCTGACCAATCCTCCTTTCTCTTGTAAAAGCAACGAATGTCCCGCTAACAGACCTCAAAAATGCGACTCAGCAGAGTGTCCCTCAAAACTCAGAAACAGGAAAACTGACCGTTTTGTGTGTAAGAAGCCAAACTGTTCCACCAGTACCAGAGAAATAGACGAGATGGCTGATGCAGTTGATTCCCCGGTCACAGTATACCCGAGTTCGCCAAGTCCACGGGATTCATACCCAGACATATCTACAATACCTTCGCCGTGTCCATCACTTTCGCCAAAACGACGCCAATCTCCAAAAGGGAggtttttttcaagaaaaagaG GTGCTGATCAAAAGCCCTCATCTGAGTCGACTCGCTCGCCAAGAAACCAGCAGTCGATGGTAACTGCCCTCCAAGAAATGTGCGGAACTGTCGGCCAACTTTCTGTTCAACTCAGAGACCTTATGTGCAAAATAATGGATACATCTTAA
- the LOC110379288 gene encoding uncharacterized protein LOC110379288 — protein MSKCNKVKNPCKICLGPVTHKNGLQCQGACQSWVHYNCLNYTPGKIKDIKAGIIKVTCPCPDCKTSMPKEFRTDQPYSCTNSMCPANRPPKCDNMQCPINDAGKGRVVRPPPPCPLSKCGNDCKTYTTPQFSSPQLRPSCPSPQPQPPCSNNNNYGGDISPMSSSDACLSEAITNRCPSGCSSTQEDVQGDVGVYQMGSSMPSFHVVEQMCNTVGQLTNQINDLMMKMKQACNRPGGNGNGGSNGSSNGGNGNGGNGGGGCCPRSPKSTCPQKGPKSMCPKPCYCPGNPARRK, from the coding sequence ATGTCAAAATGCAACAAAGTGAAAAATCCATGTAAGATATGCTTAGGACCTGTGACGCATAAGAACGGCTTACAATGCCAAGGTGCGTGCCAAAGTTGGGTGCACTACAACTGCCTGAACTACACCCCTGGCAAGATCAAGGACATAAAGGCCGGTATAATCAAAGTAACATGCCCCTGTCCCGACTGCAAGACGAGTATGCCCAAAGAATTCCGAACGGATCAGCCATACAGCTGCACCAATTCCATGTGCCCAGCAAACAGGCCCCCCAAATGTGACAACATGCAGTGCCCTATTAACGACGCCGGGAAAGGCCGCGTGGTGCGACCACCACCTCCTTGCCCACTCAGCAAATGTGGCAATGATTGCAAGACATACACTACCCCGCAGTTCAGTAGTCCGCAGTTACGACCCTCGTGCCCCTCGCCTCAACCACAGCCTCCgtgtagtaataataataattacggCGGCGACATATCACCAATGTCTTCTTCTGACGCTTGCCTAAGCGAAGCAATCACCAATCGATGTCCTTCAGGATGCTCATCAACACAAGAAGACGTTCAAGGAGATGTAGGCGTATATCAAATGGGAAGCAGCATGCCCTCATTTCACGTTGTGGAACAGATGTGTAACACCGTTGGCCAGCTTACGAATCAGATCAATGATCTCATGATGAAGATGAAGCAGGCGTGCAACAGGCCGGGTGGTAATGGTAACGGTGGTAGCAATGGTAGCAGCAACGGTGGGAATGGAAATGGTGGGAATGGTGGAGGAGGCTGCTGTCCAAGATCACCAAAGTCAACATGTCCACAAAAAGGACCAAAATCGATGTGCCCAAAACCTTGCTACTGCCCCGGTAACCCTGCTCGACGAAAATag
- the LOC110379292 gene encoding facilitated trehalose transporter Tret1: MEERKYYYKSLKMENSKTKQLIIMACISVGQLIVGWSVGWSAPILPKLQDLETSPLDIIPTDLQISSIGSLLYIGSVVGPYVTSILSNMVGRKPCLIIGGVLNVIAYILVVTTTNIAMIYAVRIVSGLGMGITIVCNIVYVGEIASTNIRGILLTSTSIMGITGTLLVYAIGPFVSYVGTGYIALGMCLVHLLSIIFLVPESPVYYAMKDDDIKAAKILNMLGRSGDIEKVIDTYAKPKGETSSKIKDWVEIFTIKSNRWSLFITFMLGAFQQTSGVAVVLFFSTNIFELAGSSIKPDLATIIIGVTRLLSSFIAPLLIESKGRRILLLISMAACAFSLSILGVYFHLDRIESPVLPSIGWLPLVSLIIYFFCYEAGFGTIPNAIVGEMFRANVRSNGSALAITMTWLVGFGLTTSFTTMVDVLGGDVTFWLFGGSCILAFMFTFFCLPETKGKTLHEIQEMLS, translated from the exons atggaagaaagaaaatattattacaaaagtcTCAAAATGGAGAATTCAAAAACGAAGCAGTTAATTATTATGGCTTGCA TTAGCGTAGGCCAGCTAATAGTAGGATGGAGTGTTGGCTGGTCAGCACCAATACTTCCCAAGCTCCAAGACTTGGAGACCAGCCCCTTGGATATAATACCAACAGATTTGCAGATCTCATCAATAGGATCCTTACTGTATATTGGCTCAGTTGTGG GACCTTACGTAACCAGTATCCTATCAAACATGGTGGGTAGAAAACCATGTCTAATCATCGGTGGAGTTCTGAACGTCATCGCCTATATTCTGGTGGTCACCACGACAAACATCGCCATGATATACGCCGTCAGGATCGTCAGTGGTCTAGGCATGGGGATCACTATAGTCTGCAATATTGTTTATGTTGGTGAAATTGC CTCCACTAACATTCGAGGAATCCTATTAACATCGACATCCATAATGGGCATCACTGGTACTCTACTTGTCTATGCCATAGGTCCCTTTGTGTCATACGTAGGGACGGGATACATAGCACTAGGGATGTGCTTGGTCCATTTACTGAGCATCATATTTTTGGTGCCTGAATCACCTGTGTATTATGCCATGAAAG ATGATGACATCAAAGCCGCAAAAATCCTGAACATGCTAGGCCGAAGTGGAGACATAGAAAAAGTTATAGACACCTACGCAAAGCCCAAGGGGGAAACTTCCAGCAAGATCAAAGACTGGGTCGAGATTTTTACCATCAAGTCTAACCGATGGTCTTTGTTCATTACGTTTATGTTGGGAGCATTTCAGCAGACCAGTGGAGTGGCAGTTGTTCTGTTCTTCTCGACTAATATATTTGAGTTAGCTGGGTCTTCTATAAAGCCTGATTTAGCTACTATTATCATTGGAGTGACGAGGTTGCTCTCCAGTTTCATAGCTCCTTTGTTGATTGAGAGTAAAGGAAGAAGGATCTTGCTGCTGATTTCTATGGCTGCTTGCGCTTTTAGTTTG TCTATTCTGGGAGTGTACTTTCATCTGGATAGGATAGAAAGTCCTGTGTTACCTTCTATTGGCTGGCTGCCTCTGGTCTCTCTTATAATCTACTTCTTCTGTTATGAAGCAG GTTTCGGCACAATCCCCAACGCCATAGTTGGCGAGATGTTCCGAGCCAACGTGCGCTCCAATGGGTCTGCTCTCGCCATCACCATGACATGGCTGGTAGGCTTCGGACTCACCACCAGTTTCACAACCATGGTGGACGTCCTCGGAGGAGATGTGACATTCTGGCTGTTCGGAGGATCGTGTATCCTAGCCTTTATGTTCACTTTCTTCTGTCTGCCGGAGACGAAGGGAAAAACGTTGCATGAAATTCAAGAGATGTTGAGTTGA
- the LOC110379287 gene encoding facilitated trehalose transporter Tret1: protein MFWLTKINWTFLQLSTPKSISTFSGPYIPSYLSNIIGRKPCLLLGGLLNLLAIILIITTRNIAMVYAVRIISGLGMGMVTVSNLVSTNIRGILLTSTSIVGIFGTLAAYSIGPYVSYQATGYIALVINIVHVIGILFIPESPVYYALKGKETETKSTLRLLGRLDDLENVFESVQDLDPNDGHSWKSWVKIFTVKSNRTSLIITFSLLTLQQMSGVAAVLFFVTTIFQLAGSSIRPDLATILVGATRLLSSLIAPTLVERAGRRILLLTSTAFCAVSLFILGIYFYLDRIQSSIISDIRWLPLMALIMYFFSYESGFGTMPFALVGEMFKGNARSPGSAISMTTAWLIGFLIATSFNSMLNSIGGDVTFLVFSLSCVLACLFTYKFVPETKGRTLSEIQQILSG, encoded by the exons ATGTTCTGGTTAACAAAGATAAACTGGACTTTCTTACAACTTTCTACTCCAAAATCCATATCTACTTTTTCAGGTCCATACATCCCAAGCTACCTATCCAACATAATAGGACGGAAACCATGCCTCCTTCTAGGCGGGCTATTGAACCTTCTCgccatcatcctcatcatcaccACTCGTAACATCGCCATGGTGTATGCTGTTAGAATCATCAGCGGATTGGGGATGGGGATGGTGACAGTCAGTAACTTGGT GTCCACAAATATCCGAGGCATACTCCTAACATCTACATCCATTGTTGGCATATTCGGGACCCTAGCAGCCTACAGTATAGGACCTTACGTGTCTTATCAAGCAACTGGGTATATAGCTCTGGTCATTAACATAGTTCATGTGATCGGTATATTGTTTATACCGGAGTCTCCTGTTTATTATGCCTTGAAAG GTAAAGAAACAGAAACCAAATCAACACTCCGACTCCTCGGCCGACTGGATGACTTAGAAAACGTCTTCGAGTCAGTTCAGGACTTGGACCCCAATGATGGCCACAGTTGGAAGTCCTGGGTGAAGATATTCACTGTGAAGTCCAATAGAACGTCCCTGATCATCACGTTTAGTCTGCTAACTCTTCAGCAGATGAGCGGAGTGGCAGCCGTGCTGTTTTTTGTTACCACCATATTTCAATTGGCTGGGTCTTCGATACG gCCAGATCTAGCCACAATCCTGGTAGGTGCAACGCGTCTGCTATCCAGTTTGATAGCTCCAACGTTAGTGGAGAGAGCTGGAAGAAGAATCTTGCTTCTAACTTCAACAGCTTTTTGTGCTGTCAGCTTG tttatccTCGGCATATATTTCTATTTGGATCGGATACAGAGTTCCATCATTTCTGACATCAGATGGCTGCCACTCATGGCTCTAATTATGTACTTCTTCTCTTATGAAAGTG GTTTCGGCACAATGCCCTTCGCCCTCGTCGGTGAGATGTTCAAGGGCAACGCCAGAAGTCCTGGCTCCGCCATCTCCATGACCACCGCTTGGCTCATCGGCTTCCTCATCGCCACCAGCTTCAACTCCATGCTGAACAGCATCGGCGGTGACGTCACGTTCCTCGTATTCTCTCTCTCCTGTGTCCTGGCTTGCTTGTTCACTTACAAGTTTGTTCCTGAGACTAAGGGCAGGACTTTGAGTGAGATTCAGCAGATTTTGAGTGGGTGA